The Physeter macrocephalus isolate SW-GA unplaced genomic scaffold, ASM283717v5 random_13784, whole genome shotgun sequence DNA window AGTGAGAGCAcgaagccctaaccactggacctccagggaattcccagttttttcatttattcttactGTATGAAGGAGAAAGCTGACTgtcagagagaggaaataacttgcccaaggtcatgcagccagGAAGGATGGACTTTGAGTTGATACTGGCCCATTGGGCCCCGAAGTCATGCTCTGGTGCAGTATACTGACTCAGCTTGCTGGacacagaggaggggaaggacaTTTTCAACAAAGGGAACAGTCTGTGCAGACTGTAGAGGTTTGAAGAGCACGGTGAGTTCAGGGAAACTGCAGAAGATCCATTTAGCTGGggcagaaaatgcagaaaaacgaTGGTGGATGGTGGGGTGAGACTGGGCTGAGGAGCTAAGACTCTCTCCTGGGGACCCTGGGGAGCCATGGGGGGCTGTGAGCAGGGGAAGGTCAAGGTCAGCTCTGAGTGTGGAAAGATCCTTCCGGGTGTATGTGAGGGACAGGCTGGAGGGGGAGGCTGGGTTGAGGGTCCAGGAGAGAGTGGATAAGAGCCGTGGGGGGCAGAGGACTGGGgcatggggatggagaggagggcatccagaggcagaggaagaataACTGGCTTGGGGTTCTCAGGATGAGAGGTCAGAGATCAAAGGTCAGGCCGATAAGGGCTTGGGAGGTAGATGGCCCCGGTCAAGGATCTGAAGTTCCCCAGTGGATGTCAGAATGAGAAACCAGAGATAAGGGGTTGGGGGTTTCAGGGTGATGGGGTTCTAGAAGTGGGTAGACCCTGGTCAAGGGTCGGAGGTCAAAGGTCAGGGATCTGGTTAACGGGCTTAAAGTTCTCAGGATGAAGGTGTCAAAAAGGTCCGGGTCATGGTGTGTGTGCGGAGCAGGGGTCGGGTCGCGTACCCGGCTCGTAGTGGCCGTAGGTGGCGTTGCGCAGCTCCTCCCAACCCACA harbors:
- the LOC114485932 gene encoding reticulocalbin-3-like; its protein translation is MDRAGDGDGWVSLAELRAWIAHTQQRHVRDSVSAAWTTYDTDRDGRVGWEELRNATYGHYEPAKWIFCSFPELTVLFKPLQSAQTVPFVENVLPLLCVQQAESVYCTRA